The genomic region GTCTAATGGCAGATCTTATGACATGAGCTTATTCAGTGAAACAATAATAAACAGAGCATCTTCTCATCTCTGGGCCATTATGTGCTCATGGCCGTGTGGATGCTTGGGAAGGTGCATAAATTATTCTCTATGTTTAACTACATCACTGTGTCCACACTGAGCTCGGTCTCGCTGGGTATGTTTGTGCACAATGGCTATAAACAGTACCGTCTCCAAGGCATGACATTACAGATGTGGGTCGTCGTACAgatttctctctcacagacgcagaaaataaacaatacaCTCATTTGCACAGCTGCCCTTACTGTGTTAAATAAACAGAAGTAAATTCTACACTACCACTCATAATTCCAtgaggaaaaaaacaacttCTGTTTCTGTTAACAATTCCTGGGAAGCCaacttgcaactgtgggccccATTAGACTGATATGGAAAATACCACAATCACACAAACAACCGGAGGGTTACGGGTTCGAGCCTGACTCCCCTGAGATGTTGATGTTAACACATACtgtctcatacatacatatacataaacacgcaaacacagagtgagagagagagacacacacacacacacaaacacaaaagcaaacacacacccacgtgcacacacacacttacatacacatagaATGAGTTGCAAGAGTAGTGGCTGGAGTGAGAGATGAAGACAAATTAACTAACTTGATTTATTTCTTTTCGAGGGAATGAGCAGGACTGAGCTGCAGTCATATTAGTACATTTAattaatattttgttttcttgtttttttttttgttttggcacattttccaagtgacAAAACATACATCGCTTAAAGTAACACACCAACATTTAGGGAAATGTATTTGCTGTCTAGCAAATAAGATAAGATGATACATATGGTTCTCTTCTTGCGTACGTGCAATAACTCAGTCTGACAGCCACACCAATAGCTTAAGGAGGAACTCCGGCTATTTTCAATATAGGGCTTTGTTGTTCATGGTCACCGAGTAGGGTACTGTCTGTCGGTAGGGGGAAAAATAAGAGAAATCGATGCTACAAAGCTTGAGTAATCATGCTAGTAGCTAGAACAGCCAGGCAGTTAAAGCTATGCTATGGGGGCAGATTTTAGACTGTTTCTGCCTCTTAACTGAAGTGCTGTGCAACATAAACAGGATCCTTACGAGGGAAGTGATTAACAGTCATGTGACTGCCTGTATAAACACTGGATTTATACTAAAGAAAAAAGAGTTTGCAGAGGCACTCTGAGGttgaaaaagtataaaaagcctttaattcAAAATGGCAAGAACTGATTAAAAGCACATGGGCCTACGCGTTGCGGCCATATTGGCCTTCATCAGGGCATAGGACATCTCTTTTTTCTTTGGATTCTCACTTCACCCGTCGCAGAAGAGCACCTGAGCAAGTAATTATCTGAAGTCTCCTGAGCGCCCTAAGCCCTTTTGTGTCTTACTGGATTTATACTGTTTCTTTACCATTACTGAGTTAAACACGCATATGGTTTCTCGTAAGGATCTTGTTCATGTTGCACAGAACTTACGACATTTGAGCCTCTTAAAGCTATTGTgtatttcttttgtgttttGGGTTAGCAAAAACccattttttctttaaaaagtaTGGGCTCATTCATGTGTAATTACTTCCACCAACAAATCAAAGTATTCTCGTAAGCGTAGAATCTGCCATTCAGAATATGAGCGAGTCGCCTGTATGGCGGCAGCCATGTTTCGGCCTCCATCTTTAGAATACATTAGCCAAGGAGGGACATACCTGAAATTCTAGCTCTGCCTTTCATGTTTGTCGGTCAGTtaccccttattagacattctctggttggTCTCACGGCTGCCAGGAAACCCCTAATGTTGAATCACCTGATGATCTCTGACTTTGTACGGAAATAGATCCTTTTCATCATGGAACACAGTTTCAGGCAAAATCCCTCCAGCCATTTACATTTAGTTAAATTACAAGAAAAGTGTTTTCCTGGTATGCCTTTGAAATAATCTGTTAGCATGTAGGTCACCTCTGaagttttttctctttttttctgcaaCTCTCCAAGAGTGTCCTTTCTGGAATGTTTTGTCTCTTACCATTCTCCTCACTGTTGGTTAGGGCAAAATTCCAGTTTATTTGAACTTCTTAGTTATTGTTTTGATTGTATGGACATTTTCAGGTGAGTAGGTCTACTTTTTTTTAGTTAGTCAACATTACCAGGGGTGACATTTGTATCATATCTTAATTTGCGTGattaatgcacaaatatgaTGTTTATTTATACAAAAGGCATGAAACAAACATTTTGCATAACTAACATTTGATTTACAAATGTCCCTTTCACATACTTAACATTCCCAACAAGTTTTATTTCCTCAAATGTGATTCAAAACAGCAAAAGCAAAAGCAATTTCAGCAATATGGGCATGATtagcctggttaacaccagactgcttctcaaatctcaattgAAATTGAGAGTGTGTCTGGAAAGGCTTCATTgactttattgtcattaaacttaaagatagatagatagatagatagacagatagatagatagatagatagatagatagatagatagatagatacatagatagatacttatAGAAacttcaaggtcacagtagcatatagacaacatacacacacacacattcactaacagcagaaaaagtaattaaaagtatataatataaataaaaaaaacacaactaagcaataaggactgtagaacataaagaatatactaaatatactaaaatacaaattatactaaataaaactaaatctaaatcaattctaaaaaacagtatccacatagtgggtgattaatcaatcaggtgcgcttacaatgactgaagcagggactgagcctgtggtcctctgtgcataaggtaaggtaaggtgctctttgtgaatgagtgtcatggtgatggtgcaaatgagtaagtcaaacagtgcaaaaGTGCAAGAATAAAGGAGAACTTGGTCACTATTTCAACTAAGAAACTcggtttcttaccttgtaacgtCCACATTGTTCTGTCAAACGtatgctagcttgtaaacaaatccacatgtgctttatcgttatttttttccccagttTGAAATAGCGTATTGCACAACTTCTCCAGCAGCAGAGGAAATATAACCAATCCTACCAAGGGGGGGCTAAACACGTTCCAAATCGCTTCAGATCGCTTTCTTGTAAACATAGGTTTTAAATGAAGTTGTTTACTCAAatccaaagaaaatacatgttCATATCTATTTGACCCTGTCGCCATCAGCGCAACCATTGGTTGTGTTGAACACTTTGCTCCATCTATCATCATGTAAAGCCCATCCACCCCATGCCGGATAAGTGATTATGATTGGATTGTTGTTTTTTGGTGATTTGGAAACAGTCAATGGACTCCTTTCCAGACGGACCTGAAGGGAAAATTCAATTTTGCTAActggtttgtctgggttcaccaATGCCACATGATGAGTAAAAACATACTACATAAGAACACACATTCTGAGAGGATGTTAAGATGACTCTTATCAtatgttgtgtttatttttttataataaaaaggTATTGTAATTGTCTTTTCATTAAACATAACATTTATATTCACCATGAGGAATTAATACAACTGAACATGCATTTATTTTTGCCAAATGTACCCATAGACCAACAAAACATAAAGTATTACAGTGCACTacaacacaaatacattagctAATTTGTGTAAAGTAAGCATTTTGTGTCAGGTTTTCATTCTAAGTTACTATGTGTCCATATTGTGATGGAGAGACCAAGATTAGACCAAGATTTTATGAGCAGAAAATGATTGAGATCATGAAATCCTGTCCATTAGAAGATTGGTGATGACGAGGTGAATAATCTCTGTTGTGACGGTAGGCCAAAACAGACACCTTTCTAATAGGTTGTGCTCCGTGAGGTGACAGAGTATCGGCGCTGGAGGGACTGACACATCACTTCCTTGAACATCTCTCTGAAGCGTGTGGACATGAGGTTGTAGAGGATGGGGTTCACGGCTGAGCTCAGGTAGAAGAAAACTCCAGAAAGGACATGGACCCATTCGAAAATCATGTATCTCTCCTTGGTCCAGCTGTCAGATTCTATGTAACTCCACACTACACGGTCAATGTGGAAAGGGGCCCAGCATATggcaaacaccaccaccaacacacctGTGGCACAGAAGATGAGTTAAATCACACATTTGTGTTTCCTGGGAGAATGTTAAAGTTAAAGGAGTGTTCCGAAGCAAAAACAACCTAGGATCTATTTGCAGAAACGAACAGACCTGTTAAAAATGTTGTTTGAGAGCATAATTACGTTAATTAGTGGAGTTCTGAGCAAGAACGTTGTTAACAAGTCGATTAACGAATGCAGAGCAAACCACAGTCAATGAACGCAAGAGGAGTGCTGACTACTCTCCTTTTGCATTCATTGATTGTGTTTTGCGCTGTTTGCTCTGCAGCCTTTACTTCAAGGTGGCTGCGACAGGAAGACAGCTAAGGTAATCTAAAAACACTCCCTTCATAAAACAACATTTGTATAACCTGTCAAACCACTTACAACTTTTACAATACTTTGATTTGTCTGTAGACaacctcaccacactaccacaaaAGTGCCATTCTATTTTGAAAATTTTCAGTAGTGTGAAATTTTGACCTGAGTGTATGCCCGGTTCGCTTTCACTGTAAGACAATTTGGTGTTAATGCAAACAACGCtcttgctcaaaactccaccaaCGAATGTTATTACGCTCTCAAACAACATTTTGAACCTGTTAGCTTCTGAAAATAGATGGACCTTTGGTTGCTTTTGCTATGGAACATTCCTTTAATCAGTTTTTCTGATTTCAGTTTGCAACATTTGTCAAATATAGGATGAACAAAACTGATCTTCCCTTGTATATATTCAGATGCACACAAAGTTATTTTAGTATGGCCATGGCCACATTACTCTAAGTAGTAGAATCTTGTATGAACACATTTTACATGGTTGGCACAATGCTTATTATATAAGCCCATTCAgtaataatgcaaaaaaatggtcttgctcaaaactcaATTCATGTATCTTTGctatcaatcaaaagtttgaactTGTTAACTACTGTAAATAGACGATAGGTTATGTTTACTCCAGAGTTATGCtttaataaagaataaaaacgTACAGAGCATTTTGGTAACTTGTTGATGACGTCTGTTTTGCTGAGTTATCTGGTGACTGTCCTTGCCCAGGTTTGTCTCAAGGCTGACCTCAGTGACCTGCTGTATAAGCGCCTTCTCCCTGTACAGCTGCAGTCCAATCAGCAGGTACAGCACACCCATAGATATCATGGGCAGCATGAAAAACACAAGCGCAGTCACCTGGACCAGCAGGTTATAGATCCAGGCAGGCTTGACCACCCCACAGATAGCTGACTCAGGGAACTGCTGACCAAACCTGGGGGGGAGGTATTTTATGCCGTGCAGACTTGTGTTGGGCAGCGCACAGATAACAGAAAGCCCCCAGAGCGCTAGGATGACCCGCTTCGCATGGGTCTTTGTGGCGATGTGCTTGACGCTCAGAGGATGCACCACTGCCAGATATCGCTCAGCACTGAGGGCAGTCACGTTGAGCACAGACGCGAAGCACACTGTCTCAAAGAGGAAGGTCCTGAAGTAGCAGCCTCCCAGGCCCAGGAGGAAAGGGTAGTTATTCCACATCTCGTAGAGCTCCAGGGGCatacccagcagcagcaccgtCAGATCAGACACCGCCAGGCTGAAGAGGTAGTAATTAGTCAGCGTCTGCATGATCCTGTAGCGGGCGATGGCCGTGCAGGTGAGCACGTTGCCCAAGGCACCCACCATAAAGATGACCAAGTAGATGACACACACTGGCAAGAAGAACGGAGAGCGGCGTGCTCCCATGTACTTTTCCAGGTAATCGTTGCGGCTTAGACACTGGTCTGGAAGGTCTTCAGCACTGATGTTCCAGTTCCTACAGTTCTGGTCATCTGCATCCATACACCAGGCTGACTTATGGTGTAGGAAGTGGGAGGAAGAACAGTTAAACTGCCCCATCTGGGTGATGGATTCAACAACCTCCTGAAAGTGACAGTAAAGCATCTTAAAGTGGCACTGGTGGCAAGTGAAGACCATGCATAAATGTTCTTTGAAACCTGATTAAAACATTAGGCTAATTTAAATGCAAATCTACTGTATAGGTGGAGATAAATTGAAGGTTGTTTATCAGCACCAAAGAAAATTTAACTTGGTACCTcatataatagtaataatatattttatttgtaatGCATTTTACATTCTCAGGGAGTTGCTACacagtgcaataataataataataataataataaaaatatcatTAAAACAGTAAAAGACAGAAAATTAATTTAGGAAAAATTGCTGTGGATACACTGCTGAGTGAGACCTCATATTCTATCCTGACAAGAGTCTGGAGTGAGTGGAGAATGGGGGAGATGTATTCATATTTCCACACTCTCATCGGGATCCTAGCAGCAGAGTTTTGAATGTATTGTAGCCTCTGAAGACTCTTAGGGATCCCGACGagaagtgcattgcagtagtcatcCCTGAGATGAGTTAATGAGGCAGGACAGACAGTCGACATATTACGGACTCTATGTAATAAACTGTAGCCTCTTGCATTCTATTGGAAGCATATGTATTGGTTAAGCTTGCCTTCGATCCTCAACCACGAAACAGATGGAAATTAATGGAGACAAAAAAATCACATTGCTTCAGCGCCACAGAAATGAAATAaagttctccctctctgtgcttctgtctatctatctatattatcAAAGTGTACATGTTATGCCAGTAAGCTAAATGTTATGTCTGTGGTCAATAAAAACATATCAAATTCACATGATGCCTTTAAAACAATTGTAAAACAATAGGGAGACCTGGGCTGATATATGCCTATATTTTGATAGTAATGTTTGTCAATGGACATTATAGCCAAAATATGTGTTTTGTTATGGTGCATACTTGAAATACTATTTTAAGAGCCATTGTAACagctaaatttaaaaaaaaatctttaaaaaagCCTTTTAACCGAGTTCACTGGAGTCATTCCCAAAAGCAGCTGTTCCTCTCATGTTAACAATACTGTGCTGCCCTCGAAACTGACAAAATCACTGAAATAGAAACTTTTCTATCAAGATAATAATCATGAACGATCTCTCCTATACATATTCATAAGATGGCTACTCATATGCATCTACatatgtatacagtacatgaacACAAATGCTTTACCCAACAATGTGACTACTGATATGCAACATCTCTTGAGATATAAACATTATGATTCTGCTGAAGACTCAGCACAATGAAACAATTAGCTATGCGACATTATCATGCTGTACCTCTGGGACTTCTTCCATAATGATGTTGTTGTTCGTTTTTCAGGAGCTGTGCAGTTGCTGTGTTTCTCTGGTATTTCAGCAATTTGTCTGTGAGTCCTGACTTCAGTTATATCTCTAAATACTGGGCCTACACTGGATAAGAATTCAGTAAAACAGGGACTGGTTTGTTTCTAAAGCTTATACCGTTATTTGGTGCCACCCcattcactctcctcctctccctctctctctttctctctctcacacacacactcatattgcCCTCCCCCCTCAATTTGTTAGGTCTGATTCCCCAGCCTCTTCACAAGTGTTTTGGTGACACGTTTTTGCTCTGTATTGTTTGTGGAGCAGGCAGAATTGGCATGGCTGGTTACATGATATGACAACTGATTATGTCCAGGTGTTGCGTGGATGAGGCATTAGAACAATTTATAGTCTACTTTGTCACCACCGGACATTTTTAAGGTAGGGATAACTATGGAGTCATAGGGGTTGATTTTGAGTACTTTGTTATAAACCACTTCATGATTTTACTAAGCATCAGTGATTTCACTAAAGATCAGGCTGTACATAAGCCTAAAAGGCTTTCATAGTCCCCAGACAAAATCACTGAGATGGTAGTGAATAGTGATGGATGGTTACATTGTGCATGAAATTATAACAGTAAgaaacattctaaagaataatGTGTTCTACAGAATACACATTTTATTCTAAAGAATAAGTAAATAGTACAATAGTAGTAAGTAGTAGACTTATCAGAGCAGAAAAATAATTGGGGGGGGGTTTAAAAAGGGTCCTATTTTCCCCACTCGgggttagttttttttttttatatataaaaagggTCCTACAGTATGTTCCCATACAAAGCGGGAGACCCAGGGAACATACCACTATGCTCATTCAACAAAATTGTAAGAATTCTCACAATAAGTCAACAGTTTACAGAAAATATCATATACATTGATTTCCTAATTTACTTGTCCtttcataaatgtttataaatgtTTCATGTTTCTTTTTCCAAATGTTTATATGCACTGTACTAAAGACGCTATTTAAAGAACTTACTGGACACTGCCACCTACTAGTGTTATGAAAATCCAGGCCTCTCTGGAAGTCAAGTGTTACCAATAATTCTGTCATCTGGTGTTGACATTTTCTTGCATGTAGTGTTGACATTTGCTTTCTGCGATTGTATCATTTAATTTCTCATTTCATCTGCTTTCTTTTCCTGTAGCCTTCTGTTTTCTGTCCACTGACCATATACTTTGCCTTATTTGTTGCTGTAAGGGAAAATAATCAAAGTACCAACTCACAATTTGCATTCTGTCCTTCTTGGTAAAAACATTTAGCATTATgcagggcccagtttcccgataacgacggagacgcgctcttacgagggttttctacgattcatcttacgatcgttcgtttggtttttccgactgtttcccgaacatgctcgtagcgtgaacgcgcgtgcactgctcttaagatgctcttaatgggagctgtccacgttaatagttatgaaatatcctctgatttgacggtgatgtcaggtgactgcacgtcacagctataggcctaccatttaaacttcggatctacaccattaattcacatcaatacgaaaatagaaacactttgacatctgcatgtaagcattacaagtaggttatataccacacagagacataaataattgtaattattttaagattagattgttgcaccatgcaataatttttcatGTGTCAAGAACACgctttgaagataagaaagaagtcggtaagaaagagaggaaatgtgtaggcttagattttgatgcagtaggctacagactaaaccacatgttgctttctctgctttttacctcataggcctaataaaatatagccttcacttagcaaagataatgtcaaactattctggcaacatCTCGTttaataacttgattgcatttttgtaggctattttgcacgctaaaatctgattcatcacaggtaaacacaataaagaatgggaacgtaagttggattatgtattctaagttgtaattcctctgtatgtcctgttggtgacctcagtgagaagtactgttaaggcgGCTCTTAGCCGGTatcgagtactctggagcactcgtagatctacgagtgttttcacgacgctcttaagctacgatggtttcgggaaacagtcggcaaatcttaagacgttcgtaagagggactttacgacgctcttaggcttaagatgctttcggggaactgggcccagtttagtaggcctactttgttcTTGATGTGATTGATAGAGCGGTAGTAGAGGGGACACTCTAAAAATGTTGATGAGTAAGCGTAACTGTAAAAAAAGAGTTTACAGTGAAAAGTAGTTATTCAGCAACGGTTTCTGGAAATGCAATCATGACATCACCATTGAATCCCATCCTTCTTCATGCTCTTACTTGTTATGGGGCCTAGTACAGCTGGCCGACTACAGCACGTTAAGTCCATAGAGCCAAGCCATGAGAAGACCTCACCAAGCTTGCCATCTATGAGCCCTGACCCTAACCGTCAGGGCCCAACGACTAACATTTCTCACAAACATATGTTCTTCTgaaacttgacacacacaatATGGACTCTCTGTCCACCTTTAAAGCACACTTCTCAAAACTTCAatccatatatttattttttttttgtttgtttttgaatgcttttatttgttagtttgttttgtttgtgtgttgctgAGTTTTATTGTACACTTTCCAAGGTGTCCTTGAGTAACTTGAAAGGCGCCTATAAATTATGAAAAtgcattatcattattattttaccATCCACAAGCTAAAAGTGGAATCAACAATATTCTTTGAAATATAACATCAAAGATTTTCAGTCACATGTAGAGGAAAAAGTTTATATTTTAAATCTGCATATCTGCATCACAaaacatcaaacaaacaaaactggcAAAATACCAAAGTGAATTTATAGCTGAGATAAAACAGTAGGAAGTTACAAAGGTCATAAGGATTGAGAACAAAAGCAGAAATGATgggaatatactgtacatggctTATAAAGCTATGCTaaacattatttaacattacaAAGCATTATGATCAGGAATCAATGGATAGTCTAAAGCTAGTGTCATGCAGTTAGCATGCCAGCAGCATTTATGGGCCATATATATCACATGATTGCATGTCACAGCAGACTTCCGCTGTACTGAGGAAAAAGAACAACACTTACCGAAAATAATCATTAAGTGGCAATTAACACATGCACTTAAGACTCATTATAGAGCACTCTGGctgagatgtgtgtatgtgtgtgtgtgtgtgtgtgtgtgtgtgtgtttgcatcgtACAAACAATTTAATTCATGTAGTCGCCTACCCAGATAaaaatttcctttgggccggatccacATGAAAGCCTTTAGATCCATCTGTAGCAGACTATGGCTATTGGCCAGATCTGCACCTGATAGAGGTTTCAGCTCTACCAGCAATGCTGTTTtttcaccggtttacagatttgtcccaggtccattTTCCGCAACTCAACCGGAAGTCAGGAAATGCGTTTAAAATACCAAATCTGTAATATGAATATACGTTaagccgaaggaccattttttcacagcaggcCCAGGTGGTAataatgacattaattaaggtgctgattctgctaaattgaacAGTGACTTCATTAAGGTGTTTAGCATAGGTGTTTACCTGTCCTTttcctacttcattgtcaactggctgctgtggaaaaaagttattttggaatggcacaactGGGGGTGCACTCTGTGCCTACTGGCCACTTAATTTCTACACTAAGGCAGGAAATGAAGCTAAAAAACTGTCTACAGACACACCAATTTCAATGATAAAGTCTGAATTAAACTAAGTAGCACAAAAACAAGTATATTTACACGAAAACATATGTGATATTGTTATAATCTGCCATACACACCCATTGGAATGCTAAGGTATAGCTGCATGAGCTAACTGTCCGAAAGactactagcatgctaacaacaaAGCTAACTTTACCTTAGTTTTCTCAGGTTGTAAGTTAATCACGTAAACAAACATTTAACTATCTGTCAAACTGAACATAATTTTGGGTTATTTCATCATAATTTTTCACCAAGTTCATCAgaaataatgtagcctatttgtcaCAGCAGCGAGACGCATGGA from Alosa alosa isolate M-15738 ecotype Scorff River chromosome 1, AALO_Geno_1.1, whole genome shotgun sequence harbors:
- the LOC125296966 gene encoding neuromedin-U receptor 1-like is translated as MVFTCHQCHFKMLYCHFQEVVESITQMGQFNCSSSHFLHHKSAWCMDADDQNCRNWNISAEDLPDQCLSRNDYLEKYMGARRSPFFLPVCVIYLVIFMVGALGNVLTCTAIARYRIMQTLTNYYLFSLAVSDLTVLLLGMPLELYEMWNNYPFLLGLGGCYFRTFLFETVCFASVLNVTALSAERYLAVVHPLSVKHIATKTHAKRVILALWGLSVICALPNTSLHGIKYLPPRFGQQFPESAICGVVKPAWIYNLLVQVTALVFFMLPMISMGVLYLLIGLQLYREKALIQQVTEVSLETNLGKDSHQITQQNRRHQQVTKMLCVLVVVFAICWAPFHIDRVVWSYIESDSWTKERYMIFEWVHVLSGVFFYLSSAVNPILYNLMSTRFREMFKEVMCQSLQRRYSVTSRSTTY